In a genomic window of Dyadobacter fermentans DSM 18053:
- the uvrB gene encoding excinuclease ABC subunit UvrB, with protein MNFELTSEYQPTGDQPEAINQLIQGIENGEPAQTLLGVTGSGKTFTVANVVAKVNKPTLVLSHNKTLAAQLYGEFKQFFPGNAVEYFISYYDYYQPEAFISSTNTYIEKDLMINQEIEKLRLHTVSSLMSGRRDVIVVASVSCIYGAGNPLEYKKSIVSAKLGDVVPRNQFLFRLVEILYSRTEVEFNRGTFRVKGDTVDVFPGYADFAYRFIFFGDEIEEIQRIEPETGKKISSEKAIAIFPANLFVTGRDVLNQSIKEIQDDLQMQIKYFIGEGRLAEAERVKERTEFDMEMMRELGYCSGIENYSRYFDRRMPGQRPFCLLDYFPEDFLMVVDESHVTMPQIRAMWGGDRSRKEALVEYGFRLPSALDNRPLTFQEFEDMTPQTIFVSATPADYELRKSEGVVVEQIIRPTGLLDPEIEVRPSLNQIDDLLEEITERIKLGDRILVTTLTKRMAEELSKYLDRVGIKCRYIHSEVKALDRVEILRELRLGIFDVLVGVNLLREGLDLPEVSLVAIMDADKEGFLRDTRSMIQTIGRAARNDRGKVIMYADTITGSMQLAIDETNRRRSIQMDYNLANGITPKTVRKSKEAIMEQTSVADSKVRKVYVEPEEVRIAADPVVQYMGKTDLQKLIAETQRKMESAAKDLDFLEAARLRDELLQLKARVQEQG; from the coding sequence ATGAACTTCGAACTCACTTCAGAATACCAGCCGACGGGCGATCAGCCGGAGGCCATCAACCAACTAATACAAGGAATTGAAAACGGAGAACCTGCCCAGACGCTTCTGGGTGTGACGGGCTCCGGGAAAACATTTACGGTGGCCAATGTGGTGGCGAAAGTTAACAAACCCACTTTGGTCCTGAGCCACAACAAAACGCTGGCCGCCCAGCTCTACGGCGAATTCAAGCAATTCTTCCCCGGCAACGCTGTCGAGTATTTCATCAGCTACTACGATTACTACCAGCCGGAAGCATTCATTTCCAGCACCAATACCTACATTGAGAAGGACCTGATGATCAATCAGGAGATCGAGAAGCTCCGGCTCCATACGGTGTCGTCGCTCATGAGCGGGCGCCGGGATGTGATCGTGGTGGCGTCGGTATCGTGCATTTATGGTGCAGGTAACCCGCTGGAATACAAAAAGAGCATTGTGAGCGCCAAATTAGGGGACGTTGTGCCCCGTAACCAGTTTTTGTTCAGGCTGGTGGAGATCCTTTACAGTCGTACCGAAGTGGAGTTCAACCGAGGGACGTTCCGGGTGAAAGGCGACACCGTCGATGTGTTCCCGGGTTACGCGGATTTTGCCTATCGGTTCATCTTTTTTGGGGATGAAATAGAGGAAATTCAGCGTATTGAGCCCGAAACGGGGAAAAAGATTTCTTCCGAAAAAGCCATTGCCATATTTCCTGCCAACCTTTTCGTTACAGGGCGCGATGTACTGAACCAGTCCATCAAGGAGATCCAGGACGATTTGCAGATGCAGATCAAATACTTCATCGGCGAGGGCCGGCTGGCGGAGGCGGAGCGGGTGAAAGAGCGTACCGAATTTGATATGGAAATGATGCGCGAGCTTGGCTATTGCTCTGGTATTGAGAACTATTCAAGGTATTTTGACCGGCGGATGCCCGGCCAGCGGCCATTTTGCCTGCTGGATTATTTCCCGGAAGACTTCCTGATGGTGGTCGATGAAAGCCACGTGACGATGCCGCAGATCCGCGCGATGTGGGGCGGCGACCGCTCGCGCAAAGAGGCTTTGGTGGAATACGGGTTCCGGTTGCCGTCGGCGTTGGACAACCGGCCGCTGACCTTCCAGGAGTTCGAAGACATGACGCCGCAAACCATTTTCGTGAGCGCTACGCCTGCTGATTATGAATTACGCAAATCGGAAGGGGTTGTGGTGGAGCAGATTATCCGCCCGACTGGCTTGCTTGACCCTGAAATTGAAGTCAGGCCAAGCCTGAACCAGATTGACGACTTGCTGGAAGAAATTACCGAGCGAATCAAGCTCGGCGATCGCATCCTGGTCACAACCTTGACAAAACGGATGGCCGAAGAACTCAGCAAATACCTCGACCGTGTGGGTATCAAATGCCGTTACATTCATTCGGAAGTGAAGGCGCTGGACCGCGTGGAAATCCTCAGGGAGCTTCGATTGGGCATCTTCGACGTGCTGGTGGGCGTAAACCTGCTGCGCGAGGGCCTCGACTTACCCGAAGTATCACTCGTAGCCATTATGGATGCCGACAAGGAAGGCTTCCTGCGCGACACCCGCTCGATGATCCAGACGATCGGCCGCGCCGCGCGAAACGACCGCGGAAAGGTAATTATGTACGCCGATACCATTACCGGCTCGATGCAGCTCGCGATCGACGAAACGAACCGTCGCCGGAGCATTCAAATGGACTACAACCTGGCCAATGGCATCACGCCGAAAACCGTGCGCAAATCCAAAGAGGCCATTATGGAGCAAACCTCCGTGGCCGATTCCAAGGTCCGGAAAGTGTACGTCGAGCCCGAAGAAGTCCGCATCGCCGCCGATCCGGTCGTTCAGTACATGGGCAAAACCGACCTGCAAAAACTCATCGCCGAAACCCAGCGCAAAATGGAATCCGCCGCCAAAGATCTCGACTTCTTGGAAGCTGCGAGGTTGCGGGATGAATTGTTGCAGTTAAAGGCGCGGGTGCAGGAGCAGGGCTAG
- a CDS encoding type II toxin-antitoxin system RelE/ParE family toxin, with the protein MAQYNILILQTAEIELQEAYEWYEKRKTGLGNRFIAEISGCLNSVADNPYKFAQRYGRVFRFAPLPVFPFVVAYRTMEEKRIIHVVSIFHTSRNPKKFYT; encoded by the coding sequence TTGGCTCAATATAATATTCTCATTCTGCAAACTGCTGAAATCGAGCTTCAAGAAGCATACGAATGGTATGAAAAACGAAAAACCGGCTTAGGCAACAGATTTATCGCAGAAATATCAGGCTGCTTGAATTCTGTTGCGGACAATCCGTACAAGTTCGCCCAAAGATATGGTCGGGTTTTCCGTTTTGCACCACTGCCGGTTTTTCCGTTTGTTGTCGCTTATCGGACCATGGAAGAGAAACGCATCATTCACGTTGTCTCTATCTTTCACACCAGCCGCAATCCTAAAAAGTTTTATACCTAG
- a CDS encoding 5' nucleotidase, NT5C type translates to MKKTIAVDMDNVIVDIEANWINWYAEAFGVTVTKEAMHGIPEDQAFPDPLAARSLLYKPGFFRNAPVMPGAQEAIIKLQENYEVYIVSAAMEFPNSLPEKYDWLAEHFPSITWRNIIFCGDKSVINTDYLIDDHLKNLDFHKGKPILFTAGHNRGIDKHTRVNSWEEVLELLTSELV, encoded by the coding sequence ATGAAAAAGACGATTGCGGTAGATATGGACAATGTCATCGTCGACATTGAAGCGAATTGGATCAACTGGTATGCCGAGGCTTTTGGCGTAACGGTCACGAAGGAGGCAATGCATGGCATCCCGGAAGACCAGGCCTTTCCCGACCCGCTGGCGGCCCGGAGCCTGCTCTACAAACCAGGGTTCTTCCGCAACGCGCCTGTAATGCCCGGCGCACAGGAAGCAATTATCAAATTACAGGAAAACTACGAAGTGTACATCGTGTCGGCCGCTATGGAATTCCCCAACTCCCTGCCCGAAAAGTACGACTGGCTAGCCGAGCATTTCCCAAGCATCACCTGGCGAAATATCATTTTCTGCGGCGACAAAAGCGTGATCAACACCGACTATCTCATTGACGATCATTTAAAAAACCTGGATTTTCATAAAGGCAAGCCTATTCTGTTCACCGCCGGGCATAACAGGGGAATTGATAAGCATACGCGGGTGAATAGTTGGGAAGAGGTGTTGGAGCTGCTCACTTCGGAACTTGTGTAA
- a CDS encoding DeoR/GlpR family DNA-binding transcription regulator, whose translation MLKEERFQIILNQLGHEQKVYLGHLSTLLNVSEDTVRRDIKELADQGLLKSVRGGAVPHSPGPHHFRDRMKYDNEQKQIIATKTLPFLKDGQVVIFDGGTSALLIAQMLPKDLKLTVITNSFPIASILEEHEHVDVLFAGGRLLKDSFVTIGNDCIQFFKKFRADICLLGICSIHADLGVTGPDFEESEVKRTMIESSKEVIALATTEKLGTAEAYYVCPTERLSTIITDKEPESSAFDIYRKLGISMA comes from the coding sequence ATGTTAAAAGAAGAGCGATTTCAGATCATACTGAATCAGTTAGGGCACGAACAGAAAGTCTATCTGGGGCATTTGAGTACACTTTTGAATGTCTCGGAGGATACCGTGAGGAGGGATATCAAGGAGCTGGCGGACCAGGGACTGCTGAAATCGGTGCGGGGAGGAGCTGTGCCGCATTCCCCCGGGCCGCACCATTTCCGTGACCGGATGAAGTATGACAATGAACAGAAGCAAATTATCGCAACAAAAACGCTGCCGTTTCTCAAAGACGGCCAGGTGGTCATTTTCGACGGGGGTACATCTGCTTTGCTCATCGCTCAGATGCTACCCAAGGATCTCAAACTAACCGTCATTACGAACAGTTTTCCCATTGCCTCCATTCTGGAAGAGCACGAGCACGTGGATGTGCTTTTTGCCGGCGGCCGTTTGTTGAAGGATTCTTTCGTTACCATTGGCAATGATTGCATTCAGTTTTTCAAGAAGTTCAGGGCGGATATTTGCCTGCTCGGTATTTGCAGCATCCACGCGGACCTGGGTGTAACAGGCCCCGATTTTGAAGAAAGTGAAGTAAAACGCACGATGATCGAATCTTCCAAAGAGGTAATCGCCCTGGCGACGACCGAAAAGCTGGGCACAGCGGAAGCCTATTATGTTTGTCCGACGGAACGTTTATCGACGATCATCACCGACAAGGAGCCTGAAAGCAGCGCATTCGATATTTACAGAAAACTGGGGATCAGCATGGCCTGA
- a CDS encoding 3-hydroxyacyl-CoA dehydrogenase: MQLSTSTSLITGGASGLGEATARLFVSQGSKVVILDLNEAAGQALESQFPDQIKFIKTDVTSESEVQLALDAALLTFGSIQIVVNCAGIAPARKIVGKADGIYGPHAFELFEKTIRINLMGTFNVMRLAAFAMEKNEPNAEGERGVIINTASVAAYDGQMGQVAYAASKGGIVSMTLPVARDLAKSGIRVMAIAPGLFETPLLMGLPEEARASLGQQIPFPSRLGKPSEYALLAKSIVENPMLNGEVIRLDGAIRMAPK, from the coding sequence ATGCAACTATCTACCTCCACATCCCTCATCACCGGAGGCGCCTCCGGCCTTGGCGAAGCGACTGCGCGATTATTTGTAAGTCAAGGGTCAAAAGTGGTCATCCTTGACCTCAACGAAGCAGCCGGACAGGCACTGGAAAGCCAATTCCCGGATCAAATCAAATTCATCAAAACCGACGTTACCAGCGAAAGCGAAGTCCAACTCGCTTTGGATGCTGCATTGCTAACTTTTGGCAGCATTCAGATTGTGGTGAACTGTGCGGGCATCGCGCCGGCGCGAAAGATCGTGGGGAAAGCGGATGGCATTTATGGGCCGCATGCTTTTGAGCTTTTTGAAAAAACCATCCGCATTAACCTGATGGGCACATTTAATGTGATGCGACTGGCGGCTTTTGCGATGGAAAAGAACGAGCCGAATGCGGAAGGTGAGCGTGGTGTGATCATTAATACGGCTTCCGTAGCGGCTTATGACGGCCAAATGGGCCAGGTTGCCTATGCTGCCAGCAAAGGCGGCATTGTGAGTATGACGCTGCCGGTGGCGCGAGACCTCGCGAAATCCGGCATTCGGGTGATGGCGATTGCGCCGGGGCTGTTCGAAACGCCGCTGCTCATGGGCCTGCCCGAAGAAGCGCGCGCTTCATTGGGGCAGCAGATTCCATTTCCATCCCGGCTGGGAAAGCCTTCTGAATATGCATTACTGGCCAAATCTATTGTGGAAAACCCGATGCTGAACGGCGAGGTGATCCGCTTGGACGGAGCAATCCGGATGGCTCCCAAATAG
- a CDS encoding DUF6934 family protein has translation MKQYQAYPYTANEATGHFKFQSVGKRGTIDKAIELAQMAPGIYNLALLDFDPVTQDYVDDSITDNGDMPEVLATVLAVVLDHLSQFPKSNIIITGNSRSRNRLYQIAINKIGDDVKRQLIILGYQHARWRVFEPNQSYESFLIARK, from the coding sequence ATGAAGCAATATCAGGCTTATCCATACACAGCCAATGAGGCGACCGGTCACTTTAAGTTCCAAAGTGTGGGTAAGCGCGGCACCATTGACAAAGCGATAGAACTCGCCCAGATGGCACCTGGTATATACAATCTTGCGTTGCTGGATTTTGATCCGGTAACGCAAGATTATGTTGATGATTCAATCACAGACAACGGTGACATGCCGGAAGTCCTTGCAACGGTGCTGGCTGTGGTTTTGGATCATCTTTCCCAATTTCCAAAAAGCAATATTATTATCACTGGTAATAGTCGTTCAAGAAACCGTCTCTACCAAATTGCCATTAATAAGATTGGAGATGACGTCAAGCGTCAACTCATCATATTGGGCTATCAACACGCAAGATGGCGTGTTTTTGAACCAAATCAATCCTATGAAAGTTTTTTGATAGCAAGAAAGTAA
- the ileS gene encoding isoleucine--tRNA ligase has product MKYNEYKNLSYPQIGDEVLKFWKDKRIFEASVETREGAPTFTFFEGPPSANGTPGIHHVMARAIKDIFCRYKTLQGFQVKRKGGWDTHGLPVELQVEKELGIIKDDIGKKISVADYNEKCRQTVMKFTDQWNDLTEKMGYWVDLDDPYITYKSEYIESLWNLLKKLYDKGLLYKGYTIQPYSPAAGTGLSSHELNMPGTYKDVKDTTIVAMFKVKEAAKWPALAVSADEDIRILAWTTTPWTLPANSALTVGGNIDYVLVKTFNPYTHEPVQVVLAKDLVGKYFSEKGHDGDFDGYAASDKKVLPWTVVNEFKGKDLEGIEYEQLLPYIQPETPAFRVILGDFVTTEDGTGVVHTSPTFGADDFRVAQANGIPAIMVKDEIGKEVPIVDRQGRFVKEITDYAGRFVKPEYYSQAEQEDPEFRPTDVLIAIKLKEEGKAFKVEKYEHPYPHCWRTDKPVLYYPLDSWFIRTTAVKDRLVELNKSINWKPESTGTGRFGNWLENLVDWNLSRSRYWGTPLPIWRNDYGDEVCVGSIEELKDLLEEAIISGHLTREQALHNSEYLQKLEHGDYDLHRPYVDDVVLIGKTGHIMHREPDLIDVWFDSGAMPYAQWHYPFENQEIFDKAYPADFISEGVDQTRGWFFTLHAIAGMLFDSVAFKNVVSTGLVLDKNGNKMSKRLGNAVDPFATLAQYGPDATRWYMITNAEPWDNLKFNIDGIGEVQRKFFGTLVNTYNFFALYANLDGYEFHEANSVPIEKRTELDRWILSKLNTLIKEVGEQFDDYNPTKAGRLVQDFVTDQLSNWYIRLNRRRFWNPSAEQGAGLTEDKAAAYETLHHCLVTVSQLMSPIAPFFGEWLYKNLTDSDREASIQHNAPFKYDSVHLTYWPKIEAEVVDTDLEEAMELAQRISSLVHSIRKGHKLKVRQPLSKILIPVLSDKTKRQIEQVAYIILSEVNVKNIEFVHDDSGILKKKIKPNFKTLGPKFGPKMKEVAAAISAMDETQIREIEASSAITLTAASGPIEIALTDVEIIAEDVPGWLVASENGLTVALDITVTEDLRLEGIARDFVNRVQNLRKDSGFEVTDKIRITLQNNDGLLASAVTANKDYICQEVQALDLNLVGDLNGEATEIEMDEFLLKVKIEVVG; this is encoded by the coding sequence ATGAAATACAACGAGTATAAAAATCTGAGTTACCCGCAAATCGGTGACGAAGTACTGAAATTCTGGAAGGACAAAAGGATCTTTGAAGCGTCGGTTGAAACCCGCGAGGGCGCGCCGACTTTCACATTTTTCGAAGGGCCGCCGTCGGCAAACGGAACGCCGGGCATTCACCACGTAATGGCCCGGGCGATCAAGGATATTTTCTGTCGGTATAAAACGCTGCAAGGCTTCCAGGTGAAGCGCAAGGGCGGCTGGGACACGCACGGATTGCCGGTGGAGCTGCAAGTGGAGAAGGAACTCGGCATTATCAAGGACGATATCGGTAAGAAGATCTCGGTAGCGGATTACAACGAAAAATGCCGCCAGACGGTGATGAAATTCACCGACCAATGGAATGACCTGACCGAAAAAATGGGCTATTGGGTCGATCTCGACGATCCTTACATTACCTACAAAAGCGAATACATTGAAAGCCTCTGGAACCTGCTTAAAAAGCTGTATGACAAAGGCTTGCTATACAAAGGCTACACAATCCAGCCTTATTCACCGGCGGCTGGAACGGGTCTTTCGTCACACGAGCTGAACATGCCCGGGACGTACAAAGACGTGAAGGACACGACCATCGTGGCGATGTTCAAGGTGAAAGAAGCGGCGAAATGGCCTGCATTGGCCGTTTCCGCAGATGAGGACATCCGCATTCTCGCCTGGACCACCACGCCGTGGACGCTTCCCGCGAACTCCGCGCTCACCGTGGGCGGCAATATTGATTATGTATTGGTAAAAACCTTCAATCCTTACACGCATGAGCCGGTACAGGTAGTGCTCGCAAAGGATCTGGTAGGTAAATATTTCTCCGAAAAAGGCCACGACGGCGATTTCGACGGCTATGCGGCCAGCGACAAAAAGGTGCTTCCGTGGACTGTCGTAAATGAGTTCAAAGGCAAAGACCTGGAAGGCATTGAGTATGAGCAGCTGCTTCCTTACATTCAGCCAGAAACACCCGCATTCCGAGTAATCCTCGGCGACTTTGTGACCACCGAAGACGGTACCGGCGTGGTGCACACCTCCCCTACTTTCGGTGCGGACGACTTCCGGGTAGCGCAGGCAAACGGCATCCCGGCCATCATGGTGAAGGACGAAATTGGCAAAGAAGTGCCGATTGTAGATCGCCAGGGACGATTTGTAAAAGAGATCACGGATTATGCAGGCCGTTTTGTAAAACCTGAATACTACTCGCAGGCCGAGCAGGAAGATCCCGAGTTCCGCCCTACCGACGTGCTCATCGCTATTAAGCTCAAAGAAGAAGGCAAGGCATTTAAAGTAGAAAAATACGAGCACCCGTACCCGCATTGCTGGCGTACCGACAAGCCGGTGCTTTACTATCCGCTGGATAGCTGGTTTATACGCACCACAGCGGTAAAGGACCGTTTGGTAGAGCTCAACAAAAGCATCAACTGGAAACCCGAAAGCACCGGTACCGGCCGCTTCGGCAACTGGCTCGAAAACCTGGTGGACTGGAACCTCTCGCGCTCGCGCTACTGGGGAACGCCGCTGCCGATCTGGCGGAACGATTACGGTGATGAAGTGTGCGTTGGGTCTATCGAAGAGCTGAAAGATTTGCTTGAAGAGGCCATTATCTCCGGTCACCTCACCCGCGAGCAGGCATTGCACAACTCGGAATACCTGCAAAAACTGGAACATGGCGACTACGACCTGCACCGTCCGTACGTGGATGATGTAGTATTGATAGGTAAAACCGGCCACATCATGCACCGCGAACCAGACCTGATCGACGTATGGTTCGACTCTGGCGCGATGCCTTATGCGCAATGGCATTACCCGTTTGAAAACCAGGAAATCTTCGACAAGGCTTATCCTGCCGATTTTATTTCGGAAGGTGTAGACCAAACCCGCGGCTGGTTCTTCACATTGCACGCCATTGCAGGAATGCTGTTTGATTCTGTTGCATTCAAAAATGTAGTTTCAACTGGTTTGGTGCTCGACAAGAATGGCAACAAAATGTCGAAACGCCTTGGCAATGCGGTGGACCCGTTTGCGACATTGGCGCAGTACGGCCCGGACGCGACGCGCTGGTACATGATCACCAATGCAGAGCCTTGGGATAACCTGAAATTTAACATCGACGGCATCGGAGAAGTGCAGCGCAAGTTCTTCGGAACGCTTGTGAATACTTATAATTTCTTTGCATTGTATGCCAATCTCGATGGTTACGAGTTCCACGAAGCGAACTCCGTGCCGATCGAAAAGCGCACCGAGCTCGACCGGTGGATTTTGTCCAAACTGAATACATTGATTAAGGAAGTAGGTGAGCAATTCGACGACTACAACCCCACCAAAGCGGGCCGCCTCGTGCAGGATTTCGTGACAGACCAGCTTTCCAACTGGTACATCCGCCTCAACCGCCGCCGTTTCTGGAATCCCTCGGCTGAACAAGGCGCTGGCCTGACAGAGGATAAAGCGGCTGCTTATGAGACTTTGCACCATTGTTTGGTAACTGTTTCACAACTCATGTCGCCCATTGCGCCGTTCTTCGGTGAATGGTTATACAAAAACCTGACAGACAGCGACCGCGAAGCTTCGATCCAGCACAATGCGCCATTTAAATATGACTCAGTGCATTTGACTTACTGGCCAAAAATCGAGGCGGAAGTGGTGGATACCGATCTGGAAGAGGCAATGGAGCTCGCGCAGCGTATCAGCTCACTTGTTCACTCGATCCGGAAGGGGCATAAGCTGAAAGTCCGTCAGCCATTGTCCAAAATCCTGATCCCGGTTTTGAGTGACAAAACCAAGCGTCAGATCGAGCAGGTGGCTTACATTATCCTTTCCGAGGTAAATGTGAAAAACATCGAGTTCGTGCACGACGACAGCGGTATTCTGAAAAAGAAAATCAAACCTAACTTCAAAACGCTCGGCCCGAAATTTGGACCGAAAATGAAGGAGGTAGCGGCCGCCATTTCCGCGATGGACGAAACGCAGATCCGCGAAATCGAAGCCAGCAGCGCCATTACGCTCACCGCAGCCAGCGGCCCGATCGAAATCGCATTGACCGATGTGGAAATCATCGCAGAAGACGTGCCAGGATGGCTCGTAGCGAGTGAAAACGGCCTTACGGTCGCCCTCGACATCACCGTGACCGAAGACCTGCGCCTTGAAGGCATCGCCCGCGATTTCGTGAACCGCGTGCAGAACCTGCGCAAGGACAGCGGCTTCGAAGTGACTGACAAGATCCGCATTACCTTACAAAACAACGACGGCCTGCTCGCCAGCGCAGTAACCGCCAACAAAGATTACATCTGCCAGGAAGTACAAGCCCTGGACCTCAACCTCGTAGGCGACCTGAATGGCGAAGCGACGGAAATTGAGATGGATGAGTTTTTGTTGAAGGTGAAGATTGAGGTGGTTGGCTGA
- the can gene encoding carbonate dehydratase: MELINRLLTANKSWAASQLEVDETYFENLAKDQKPDFLWIGCSDSRVPAEDLTGSQPGEMFVHRNVANLVVHTDMNMLSVLQYAVEVLKVRHILVVGHYQCGGVKASMMHKDLGLINRWLHNIKDVYDKNAAELDAIEEEKKRFDRLVELNVIQQVQNLAQTSIVQGAWHQGQELHLHGWVFGLHDGQLKTLAHMPPTTKVEGIYRYDF, encoded by the coding sequence ATGGAACTCATTAACCGTCTGCTTACCGCCAACAAATCCTGGGCAGCCAGCCAGCTTGAAGTTGACGAAACATATTTTGAGAATCTGGCCAAGGACCAGAAGCCGGATTTCCTCTGGATCGGATGCTCGGACAGCCGCGTGCCGGCCGAAGACCTGACGGGCTCGCAACCAGGCGAAATGTTCGTGCACCGCAACGTCGCCAACCTGGTGGTGCATACCGATATGAACATGCTCAGCGTGCTGCAATATGCCGTGGAGGTGTTGAAAGTGAGGCATATACTTGTAGTGGGCCACTACCAATGTGGCGGCGTGAAGGCCTCGATGATGCACAAAGACCTCGGGCTGATCAACCGCTGGCTCCATAATATCAAGGATGTATACGACAAAAATGCCGCTGAACTCGACGCCATCGAAGAAGAGAAAAAGCGCTTCGACCGCCTCGTGGAGCTCAATGTGATCCAGCAAGTGCAGAATCTCGCTCAAACGAGCATTGTCCAGGGCGCATGGCATCAGGGCCAGGAGCTGCATTTGCACGGCTGGGTATTCGGCCTGCACGACGGCCAGCTGAAAACCCTCGCCCACATGCCGCCGACCACGAAAGTCGAAGGGATTTATCGGTATGATTTTTAG
- a CDS encoding PepSY-associated TM helix domain-containing protein produces the protein MKKLIGKLHLYLGLVSGIMVFIISITGCILAFEQEIKSITQPYMFVNGPTGGKVLPPSELAEIAKKALPGKVAKGVLYDTPDRNAQVGFYNLDPEYYYVVYLNQYTGKVEHIWNEDDDFFHFILHGHYYLWLPEKYGQTVVASATLVFLFMMISGMVLWWPRNKSAAKQRFSIKWNAAWRRKNYDLHNVLGFYMMSIGVVLAVTGLVWGFQWFSQGLYTATGGEGSDMYYNPVSDTVSTARVAGPMQAVDKAWYQLQNEYPKYSTLNISFPTEKAESIFSYVNFREGTYYNVDYNYFDQYSVKKIDATGPYTGKYSEANFANKLRRMNYDIHTGAILGLPGKILMFFASLVCASLPVTGFVIWWGRRKKAPKKVRRSVPAMKPAI, from the coding sequence ATGAAAAAACTGATTGGAAAACTGCACTTGTACCTGGGGCTTGTCTCGGGGATTATGGTGTTTATTATTTCGATCACGGGGTGTATCCTGGCTTTCGAGCAGGAAATTAAAAGCATTACGCAGCCCTATATGTTCGTGAACGGCCCCACCGGCGGGAAGGTGCTGCCGCCTTCGGAGCTGGCCGAAATTGCCAAAAAGGCACTGCCCGGCAAGGTGGCCAAAGGTGTGCTTTACGACACGCCCGACCGCAATGCGCAAGTCGGATTTTACAACCTTGATCCTGAATATTATTACGTCGTTTACCTCAACCAGTACACCGGAAAAGTGGAGCATATCTGGAACGAGGACGACGATTTCTTCCATTTTATCCTCCACGGGCACTATTACCTGTGGCTCCCTGAAAAATACGGCCAAACCGTCGTGGCATCGGCGACGCTCGTTTTCCTGTTCATGATGATCAGCGGGATGGTGCTTTGGTGGCCCAGGAACAAATCGGCGGCCAAACAGCGGTTTTCGATCAAATGGAATGCTGCCTGGCGCCGTAAAAACTACGACCTGCACAATGTCCTTGGCTTTTACATGATGTCCATCGGCGTGGTTTTGGCGGTTACCGGGCTCGTTTGGGGCTTTCAGTGGTTTTCGCAGGGGCTCTACACGGCCACCGGCGGTGAAGGCTCGGATATGTACTATAATCCCGTTTCCGACACCGTTTCAACTGCCCGGGTAGCCGGACCGATGCAAGCCGTGGACAAGGCATGGTATCAGTTGCAGAATGAATATCCTAAATATTCAACTCTCAATATTTCCTTCCCAACCGAGAAAGCGGAGTCGATTTTCTCTTATGTAAACTTCCGCGAAGGCACCTATTACAATGTCGATTATAACTATTTTGATCAGTACTCTGTCAAAAAAATCGATGCAACGGGCCCCTATACCGGTAAATACAGCGAGGCGAATTTTGCCAATAAGCTGCGCCGCATGAACTACGACATTCACACGGGTGCCATTCTTGGGCTGCCGGGCAAAATCCTGATGTTTTTCGCCAGCCTGGTTTGCGCATCGCTGCCCGTAACTGGTTTCGTAATCTGGTGGGGCCGACGCAAAAAAGCGCCTAAAAAGGTGAGAAGGAGTGTGCCCGCTATGAAACCCGCGATTTAA